Sequence from the Rutidosis leptorrhynchoides isolate AG116_Rl617_1_P2 chromosome 3, CSIRO_AGI_Rlap_v1, whole genome shotgun sequence genome:
cttgcttcccggggaagcaaggacgcaaggtgcctcttgcgaccttgcttcccggggacgcaaggacgcaaggtgcgtcTTGCTCCTCCCTGATGTCATAATCAATGTTTTCtttcagacatttcatcaaacaccttacgtgCATATCTTTGTTTTGCTCTAAAAAATCAGCAAAATGATTATGTAAAACCCTTTAATTGTGATGACAAACTATTACAAACACCTTACGTCATTTTTGATTATGTAAAACCCTTTCCCAAGGCTTACTTACGCTGAAGCAATGAGTCGATACGGTTCAGACAGGCCAGATACCCGCTTTGATCTTGAACTCAaagatgtaatttattttattttttatttgtttAGTATTATTTTTCTTTTTGGTGTTTACAGTGCAAAGCTTCTTCTTTAAGCTTTGTTGTATTGAAACATTCATGTAACTACTTATCTTGCTTTCAGTTACCATAAAGATTCTGTTTGTCATCACAATTAAAGGGTTTTACATAATCATTTTGCCCATTTTTTAGAGCAAAACAAAGATATGcacgtaaggtgtttgatgaaatgtccgaAAGAAAACATTGATTATGACATCAGGGAGGAGCAAgacgcaccttgcgtccttgcgtccccgggaagcaaggtcgcaagaggcaccttgcgtcttgcgtccccgggaagcaagggagcaagaggcaccttgcgtccttgcgtccaccgAGGAGCAAGGTCGCAAAGagcatcttgcgtccttgcgtcttgcgcgggcaaattgtcaaatttttatttttatgggcTCCGAGTCAAATACGGGAGAAAAAATGGGCATTTTAGTGGTAATCCCTTTAAATAAattatctccaaaaaaaaaaaactactgtaGCGACAGTGCGCTACAGTAGTTAAAGTTTTTTTGGGGTATGTGGCGGGTTATGGTTGGAGGGTGTTATGAAAAAAAACCAACCAGTACTGCCGAATCACAAAACAAAACTGGAGTGTTGTATTCTCAATTCCAATTCCATTGCAACATTACCAAATGTTACTTTAAAAATTGCGCCATTTTGGGCCTCATTTGCCTAATAAGATTACATGACAAATGTTGTAAGGTCGCTATCAGATATTGGTAAAAGGTACTACTTGTTATTTCATCTTAACTTTCAGATGGTAAGGCGTTTTCAATATATACACATTTTTGGTGGGATTTGGCAGTTGGTATATGTAGTTTTTAAAGTCGAAAAAATTaaaaatgagaaataagatgtattattgattattgatgaaCGTTTTCAAGTGTTAAGCATGACGTAAATGAGATTATTTGGTTTTTATGCTTGtaaagtgtttgataaaatgtcacGATGAAAATCACTATTGAATATAGTTTACGCTAGCTATGGCTTGACACACCTTTCAACTTGATTAAATGTGCCAACTCTCATGATCTGTAGTTAATTTTGGTTAGTATGTAGTTAGGAATCAGTACCTCATGACATAAAAGTATTTAATTCCTTCATGGAGATTTTCTCATATTTCTCTAATTTAGAATCAGAAGTTAACTCAGTTCAACCACGGAGACTTGCGTGAGTGGCCAccgaagcacaccacccgggttcaattcctggctatgcccaattgttcaaaaagggagtgtgactagagggtgcgcataatgcgcaattcacccggtatcaagtctcgcgctcgggggcttgattacccgatgttttaccttctatggggagccaatgtgctaGTTCATATTATGGTTTCCTGGCTTACTCAAAAAAAGTTAACTCAGTTCCATTTCTTATTTAGTACCCATATATTTTTTTCTAATAACAACAGTTTTAATCAACCAAAAATATAAATTCTTTAACTATCAAGCATTATAACATCATCAATATAACCCTTGTAGATGTTGTTATCGAAACCCATGATTATGTTTCCCTTGTATATTGTTTGAAAGGTATATAATGTTAACATGATAAACATACTATAGTGTTTAATGTTGGAAAAATGTTAAAATTATAAACCAGATGTATGTTGtgggaaaaaaaaaatgaaactcgACTTATGAAAACCAAACAAGTCTTTCAAAATATGATATTCATTAAAAAAGTTTGTTGCATCATttattatatttgtttaaaaaaacaAAAAGTATCAAGACTATTAACACTTTGAATGTAAGATACCTTCAATTTAACATATGTAACTTGTCTTCTAATCAAACCTTAGACCTCTCAACCATCAGTTGGTAGCCTTCTATTCCCTTCAAATCCCTTCATTTTTCACTCTCTCTTTCAcacatcattctttgtttgttttTTTTGTCATGGCTGCCATGTTTGCAGGCTCCCATGACCGGCCCGAATACGATACTCAGTCCACAATATGTAAAGTTTGTGGCGACGAGATTGGTCGAAAGGAAAATGGCGATCTTTTTGTTGCTTGTCACGAGTGCAAGTTCCCCGTTTGTCGGCCTTGTTACATTTATGAGCGAAGTGAAGGGAACCAATGTTGTCCTCAATGCAATGTTCGTTATAAACGTCATAAAGGTTGTCCACGTGTTGTTGGAGATGGTGAAGAAAGTGACGATGGAGATGATTTTGAAGACGAGTTTCAGTTAAAGAATCATCAAGAAACACTAGATCATAATCGTGTGGATCACCAATCGGTAATTTCAGTTATCTGAAATTTTAATTTATTATGTTACATTTTGTTTTCAACGTATAAAATTTAAATTGATTTGAACAGGAAAATGGCGATTCTCACTCTGTTGCTCCAAAACAGAACAATGCGAATGGCTTTGCTTTCTCCTATGCTGGAAGTGGTAAATAAATATTAGCTTTTTGGcagtaaattttaatttaaataatttcttAAAACAATGATTGTTGATATGTAACTTCATGATTATGTAGTTGGTGGAAAGGATCTTGAAGGTGACCGAGAAGACGAATGGAAAGATAGAGTTGAAAAATGGAAAACCAGGCAAGAAAAACGAGGCCTTGTCACAAAAACTGATGATGGTAGAACCGATCATGGTGAAGAAGACGATTATCTGTAAGTATCTACTACTGTTTTCAGTGAATTCAAactatacctggcaaacgggtcagtttgggtcggtttgggtaatgggtcaaaacggttttgggttaaaatgggtaTGGGTCAAACGAATCAGATTTCTAAACGGGTCCAaatggttgaaatgggtcatgacccgaaagcttgacccaactgacccaaatttgagagtatCTCAATTGCCAGGTATAATTCAAGATTTATCAAGATCAGATTTTGTAATTGTTTATATGTAAACTTGAGCACTTGAATGTCAATGCAGTATGGCTGAAGCTAGACAACCTTTATGGAGAAAAGTCCCAATTTCATCGAGCTTAATCAACCCTTACCGTATAGTCATTGTCCTACGTCTCGTTATTCTCATATTCTTTTTTCGTTTTCGCATAATGACACCCGCTAACGATGCATACCCATTATGGTTAATCTCCGTTATATGCGAAATTTGGTTTGCGTTATCTTGGATCCTTGACCAGTTTCCAAAATGGTTCCCAATTAACCGAGAAACTTACCTGGACCGTTTATCTTTGCGGTTCGAGCGTGAGGGTGAACCCAACGGGCTCCTACCGGTTGACTTTTTCGTGAGTTCGGTTGATCCTCTTAAGGAACCACCAATCATTACTGCAAACACGGTTTTATCAATATTGTCTGTTGATTATCCTGTTGAGAAAGTAAGTTGTTATGTTTCGGATGATGGTGCGTCTATGTTGCTATTCGATACATTATCGGAAACTGCAGAGTTTGCTAGAAGATGGGTCCCGTTTGCTAAGAAATATAGTATTGAGCCGAGGGCACCCGAGTTTTATTTCTCTGAGAAAATCGATTACTTAAAAGATAAAGTGCAGCCTACATTCGTTAAGGATCGTAGAGCCATGAAAGTAAGTTGTTCAAACTTGTTTTGTTCTTGCAGACTGTATTGTTGTTTCTTCATGCTTTTTAATGAAAATGTTCTACTTTCTttttctctctctcttttttttttttttttttttttttttgtagagaGAATACGAGGAGTTTAAGGTGCGAATCAATGCGTTGGTGGCAAAAGCTCTAAAAAAACCCGAAGAAGGTTGGGTGATGCAAGACGGGACGCCATGGCCCGGGAACGATAGTCGTGATCATCCCGGGATGATTCAGGTAAATTGTCAATTTTGAACATCTTGTAATATTAATTGTCAGAAAATGTAGCTTGGGTACATCTCAATTTTAAGTATGCCTGGCAAACAGATCGGGTTGGGTCGGGACCCGAACGGGTTTTGGTCGAAACGGGTCATGAGTGAAATGTGTCAAATTTTTTAGATGGGTCAGGTCTAAATGGGTTGGTTCGGGTTGGGTTGAGACCCAACGAGTTTTGGGTCGAAATTGGTCATGGGTGAAACGGGTCAGATTATTTATTCGGATTTTGTGATTTTCACATTGTAACGCGAAATTGGAACGTGAAATTAATACTTGAAACAGATTTTTCAAATTTATTCTGActttttggattttttttatggTTCAAACGGGTAAGAACTGAAACACGACACTGAAAAATGAATTTTGAAATGCGAAACTGAAAACTAAATTGACAAATGCGAAAATGAAAATTGAAAACTAAAATGCGAAATgcgagacgcaaaacgcaaaattgaAACTTAAATGCGAAATTACAACTTAAACTCGAAATGAAAACTGAAACGCAAAACTGAAACACGAAGCTAAAAACTGAAAAAACGAATTAGAAAATAAAATGCAAAATTGGTTAACACTGGAATGGGTTTGAAATGGGTTTCAATGGGTCTAGATGGACCCTTTAATATAATAATGGGCTTAAGATGGGTCTATATTGCACCCGTCCTTTTATTTTCTTAAAAACCATTTGACGCAAAAGCTTGACCCAGGTGACTCAAATTTGAGAGTATGGGTCTCATTTGCCAGGTATAATTTTAAGGTAAAACCAGACCCATGGACCCAAAACTGAACTTGAGACTTAACCCATAATCTTGATGAACAGGTTTATCTAGGAACTGGTGGTGCGCTTGATGTTGAAGGCAAGGAGTTACCTAAATTAGTGTACGTTTCGCGTGAAAAACGACCTGGTTATAACCATCATAAGAAGGCTGGAGCCATGAATGCACTTGTAAGTATCGATTCTTATCGCAGCATCGAGTGTGTATTTGTTTAGTTGGCTAATTTTTTTGTGTGCGTTATCAGATTCGAGTGTCTGCAGTGCTTACAAATGCACCGTTTATGCTCAATTTGGATTGTGATCATTACATCAATAATAGTAAAGCTGTAAGGGAAGCAATGTGCTTCTTAATGGACCCACAACTCGGTAAAAAGCTTTGTTATGTTCAATTTCCACAACGATTTGATGGTATTGATACTAA
This genomic interval carries:
- the LOC139899226 gene encoding cellulose synthase A catalytic subunit 4 [UDP-forming]; this translates as MAAMFAGSHDRPEYDTQSTICKVCGDEIGRKENGDLFVACHECKFPVCRPCYIYERSEGNQCCPQCNVRYKRHKGCPRVVGDGEESDDGDDFEDEFQLKNHQETLDHNRVDHQSENGDSHSVAPKQNNANGFAFSYAGSVGGKDLEGDREDEWKDRVEKWKTRQEKRGLVTKTDDGRTDHGEEDDYLMAEARQPLWRKVPISSSLINPYRIVIVLRLVILIFFFRFRIMTPANDAYPLWLISVICEIWFALSWILDQFPKWFPINRETYLDRLSLRFEREGEPNGLLPVDFFVSSVDPLKEPPIITANTVLSILSVDYPVEKVSCYVSDDGASMLLFDTLSETAEFARRWVPFAKKYSIEPRAPEFYFSEKIDYLKDKVQPTFVKDRRAMKREYEEFKVRINALVAKALKKPEEGWVMQDGTPWPGNDSRDHPGMIQVYLGTGGALDVEGKELPKLVYVSREKRPGYNHHKKAGAMNALIRVSAVLTNAPFMLNLDCDHYINNSKAVREAMCFLMDPQLGKKLCYVQFPQRFDGIDTNDRYANRNVVFFDINMRGLDGIQGPVYVGTGCVFNRQALYGYDPPVSEKRPKMTCDCFPSWCCCFGGSRKMSKDKSKSKKKGLKALLGLGKLRGRKKYSKKSLGPVYDLEGIEEGLEGYDELEKSSLMSQKNFEKRFGQSPVFITTTLMETGGIPEGTNSNSLIKEAIHVISCGYEDKTEWGKEIGWIYGSVTEDILTGFKMHCRGWKSVYCMPKRPAFKGSAPINLSDRLHQVLRWALGSVEIFMSRHCPLWYAWAGKLKTLERLAYINTIVYPFTSIPLLAYCTLPAICLLTGKFIIPTLNSLASMWFLALFISIIVTGVLELRWSHVSIQDWWRNEQFWVIGGVSAHLFAVFQGLLKVLGGVDTNFTVTSKAADDAEFGELYLFKWTTLLIPPTTLIIMNMVGVVAGVSDAINNGYGSWGPLFGKLFFAFWVIVHLYPFLKGLMGRQNRTPTIVVLWSILLASIFSLVWVRIDPFLPKQSGPILKQCGVEC